A region of Anopheles merus strain MAF chromosome 2R, AmerM5.1, whole genome shotgun sequence DNA encodes the following proteins:
- the LOC121589821 gene encoding galactosylgalactosylxylosylprotein 3-beta-glucuronosyltransferase I, with the protein MNQEVRFRRKHVIIFLSIIGILFIYSLSSSRDCAGSEQFSRSKVDGAESWEAGQGRDAYLPNRKGPTIYAVTPTYARPVQKAELTRLSQVIRLVPNVFWVIVEDASQTSTLVTNLLRRSGLQERSVQLFAKTPTNFKLQGKDPNWLKPRGVEQRNEALKWIRNRLKHNALGEPESPGHSIVYFMDDDNTYSTELFEEMSTIERGKVGVWPVGLVGGLMVEKPVLNRDGLVLGFNSAWKPERPFPLDMAGFAISSDLLLENPQAQFSYEVERGYQESEILRHLTIVHDMQPLANRCKDVLVWHTRTETPKLDAEKALQKSGKKSNDGMEV; encoded by the exons ATGAATCAAGAAGTTCGCTTTCGTCGTAAGCACGTGATAATATTCCTGTCCATCATCGGAATCCTGTTCATCTACTCGCTAAGCTCCAGCCGGGACTGTGCGGGAAGTGAGCAGTTCTCAAGGTCAAAGGTGGATGGAGCTGAATCTTGGGAAGCTGGTCAAGGACGCGACGCCTATCTGCCCAATCGAAAGGGTCCAACGATCTACGCGGTAACGCCGACCTATGCGAGGCCCGTGCAGAAGGCCGAACTAACACG CCTTTCGCAGGTCATCCGTTTGGTGCCAAACGTGTTCTGGGTGATAGTGGAAGACGCATCGCAAACGTCCACCCTGGTCACCAATCTGCTCCGGCGAAGCGGTTTGCAGGAGCGTAGCGTACAACTGTTTGCCAAAACACCGACCAATTTTAAGCTGCAAGGCAAAGATCCCAACTGGCTCAAGCCACGTGGCGTGGAGCAGCGCAATGAAGCGCTCAAGTGGATACGGAACCGGTTGAAGCATAATGCCCTTGGTGAGCCGGAGTCCCCCGGTCACTCGATCGTTTACTTCATGGACGACGATAATACGTACAGCACggagctgtttgaagaaatgtCAACAATAGAACGGGGCAAG GTTGGCGTTTGGCCCGTCGGTCTGGTTGGCGGGCTGATGGTAGAGAAACCCGTGCTGAATCGGGACGGTTTGGTGCTTGGGTTTAACAGTGCCTGGAAACCGGAACGTCCGTTCCCGCTCGATATGGCCGGGTTTGCAATCAGCTCCGATCTGCTGTTGGAAAACCCGCAGGCCCAGTTCAGCTACGAAGTCGAACGAGGCTACCAGGAGAGTGAAATCCTGCGCCATCTCACGATCGTACACGACATGCAGCCGCTCGCGAACCGGTGCAAGGATGTGCTGGTCTGGCACACCCGAACCGAAACGCCGAAGCTCGACGCGGAGAAGGCACTGCAAAAGAGTGGCAAAAAATCGAACGATGGCATGGAGGTGTAA
- the LOC121602511 gene encoding molybdenum cofactor synthesis protein cinnamon isoform X1, producing MFSVITVSDSCAAGKATDTSGPHLVELIKQSLRTDTVNYLLIPDEEDLIKQSLIYACDVLKVRAVFTTGGTGFAPRDVTPEATRAIITKEAPQLTLAMTLCSLEKTKFAVLSRAVCGVRNKTLVVNFPGSKKAVGECFQSIVDVLPHLLNLLNEGEIERVRETHRKVQATGDGPVPQEVYHVCPHATGKGGDDRNSPFPMIDVDDALRQILATIPSVQTARKQLSRVNIPPFRASIKDGYALKSIGGKGMKKVIGYISAGDAIVQTNFTIDECYKINTGAPVPQHADAIIQVEDTKLVSRKNDYESIVEILAEPSASLDIRSIGSDLRMSEEVFQYRFPLDACQRALLAAVGEKVSVVKLKVAIISTGDELLHPYDTNAAADASSLEGKIFDSNTTMLVALVRQCGFTEDQCEIQQRVVKDDFESLKAEIESLTGAVHIIICTGGVSMGDKDFVKPVLKALNYELIFGRVNMKPGKPCAYATSKVTKFFGLPGNPVSAFVTFHLFALPALRQYLATLNETAPNAAKASLPMITVELLDAKYVLDPRPEYARASIVSRNGKLLATITGGQISSRLKSTIEADVLLELPARTETKPYITAGTPLKALVLRSDFISRYE from the exons ATGTTTTCAGTAATAACTG TGAGTGATTCCTGTGCCGCTGGTAAAGCAACCGACACGAGCGGTCCGCATTTGGTGGAATTGATCAAACAGTCGCTGAGGACGGACACCGTGAACTACCTGTTGATTCCGGACGAGGAGGATTTGATAAAA CAATCCCTCATCTACGCTTGCGATGTGCTCAAAGTGCGAGCGGTCTTCACGACGGGCGGCACCGGCTTTGCTCCACGCGATGTCACGCCGGAAGCGACACGTGCGATTATTACGAAGGAAGCACCCCAGCTGACGCTGGCCATGACACTGTGCAGCTTGGAGAAGACGAAGTTTGCGGTACTGTCGAGAGCGGTCTGTGGTGTGCGAAACAAAACGCTGGTCGTTAACTTCCCGGGCAGTAAAAAGGCGGTCGGCGAATGCTTCCAGTCGATCGTGGATGTGTTGCCACATTTGTTGAATCTGCTGAACGAAGGTGAAATAGAGCGGGTGCGCGAAACGCACCGTAAAGTGCAGGCGACAGGGGACGGGCCAGTGCCGCAGGAAGTGTACCACGTGTGTCCCCATGCAACCGGCAAGGGAGGAGATGATCGTAATTCACCTTTCCCCATGATTGACGTGGACGATGCGTTGAGGCAAATTCTCGCTACCATACCGAGCGTGCAGACGGCCCGAAAGCAGCTTAGTCGTGTGAATATTCCACCATTCCGCGCATCGATCAAAGACGGCTATGCGTTGAAATCGATCGGTGGCAAGGGTATGAAGAAAGTGATCGGTTACATTTCCGCCGGCGATGCGATCGTGCAGACAAACTTTACCATCGACGAgtgttataaaatcaatacgGGAGCGCCTGTACCGCAGCATGCCGATGCAATCATTCAGGTGGAGGACACAAAGCTCGTCTCGCGCAAGAACGATTATGAGAGTATTGTGGAAATACTGGCCGAACCAAGCGCTTCGCTCGACATCCGCTCGATCGGTAGCGATTTGCGAATGTCGGAAGAGGTGTTTCAGTACCGGTTCCCGCTCGACGCGTGCCAACGTGCGCTGCTCGCCGCCGTCGGGGAGAAGGTATCGGTGGTGAAGCTGAAGGTGGCCATCATTTCAACGGGAGACGAGCTGCTGCACCCGTACGACACGAATGCAGCCGCTGACGCCAGCTCGTTGGAGGGGAAAATTTTCGATTCCAACACCACCATGCTGGTAGCGCTCGTGCGTCAGTGCGGGTTCACCGAGGATCAGTGTGAAATTCAGCAACGGGTCGTGAAGGATGA cTTTGAGTCGTTGAAAGCGGAAATTGAATCACTAACCGGTGCGGTTCACATTATCATCTGCACCGGTGGCGTCTCGATGGGCGATAAAGATTTCGTCAAACCCGTGCTAAAAGCGCTCAACTATGAGCTGATCTTTGGGCGTGTCAATATGAAGCCGGGCAAGCCGTGCGCGTACGCCACCAGCAAAGTGACGAAATTTTTCGGCCTCCCTGGTAATCCCGTGTCCGCGTTCGTTACCTTCCATCTGTTCGCGTTGCCCGCGCTGCGACAATATCTTGCCACGCTAAATGAAACGGCACCGAATGCGGCTAAGGCTAGTCTGCCGATGATTACCGTTGAG CTCCTGGATGCAAAATATGTGCTCGATCCACGACCGGAGTATGCGAGGGCATCGATCGTATCACGAAACGGTAAACTTCTGGCAACCATAACTGGCGGTCAAATTAGCAGCCGCCTGAAGAGCACTATTGAGGCAGACGTCCTTCTCGAACTACCGGCAAGAACGGAAACGAAACCGTACATAACGGCGGGAACGCCGCTGAAAGCGCTCGTCCTTCGGTCGGATTTTATTTCTCGATACGAGTAG
- the LOC121602511 gene encoding molybdenum cofactor synthesis protein cinnamon isoform X2, with protein sequence METPTVSDSCAAGKATDTSGPHLVELIKQSLRTDTVNYLLIPDEEDLIKQSLIYACDVLKVRAVFTTGGTGFAPRDVTPEATRAIITKEAPQLTLAMTLCSLEKTKFAVLSRAVCGVRNKTLVVNFPGSKKAVGECFQSIVDVLPHLLNLLNEGEIERVRETHRKVQATGDGPVPQEVYHVCPHATGKGGDDRNSPFPMIDVDDALRQILATIPSVQTARKQLSRVNIPPFRASIKDGYALKSIGGKGMKKVIGYISAGDAIVQTNFTIDECYKINTGAPVPQHADAIIQVEDTKLVSRKNDYESIVEILAEPSASLDIRSIGSDLRMSEEVFQYRFPLDACQRALLAAVGEKVSVVKLKVAIISTGDELLHPYDTNAAADASSLEGKIFDSNTTMLVALVRQCGFTEDQCEIQQRVVKDDFESLKAEIESLTGAVHIIICTGGVSMGDKDFVKPVLKALNYELIFGRVNMKPGKPCAYATSKVTKFFGLPGNPVSAFVTFHLFALPALRQYLATLNETAPNAAKASLPMITVELLDAKYVLDPRPEYARASIVSRNGKLLATITGGQISSRLKSTIEADVLLELPARTETKPYITAGTPLKALVLRSDFISRYE encoded by the exons TGAGTGATTCCTGTGCCGCTGGTAAAGCAACCGACACGAGCGGTCCGCATTTGGTGGAATTGATCAAACAGTCGCTGAGGACGGACACCGTGAACTACCTGTTGATTCCGGACGAGGAGGATTTGATAAAA CAATCCCTCATCTACGCTTGCGATGTGCTCAAAGTGCGAGCGGTCTTCACGACGGGCGGCACCGGCTTTGCTCCACGCGATGTCACGCCGGAAGCGACACGTGCGATTATTACGAAGGAAGCACCCCAGCTGACGCTGGCCATGACACTGTGCAGCTTGGAGAAGACGAAGTTTGCGGTACTGTCGAGAGCGGTCTGTGGTGTGCGAAACAAAACGCTGGTCGTTAACTTCCCGGGCAGTAAAAAGGCGGTCGGCGAATGCTTCCAGTCGATCGTGGATGTGTTGCCACATTTGTTGAATCTGCTGAACGAAGGTGAAATAGAGCGGGTGCGCGAAACGCACCGTAAAGTGCAGGCGACAGGGGACGGGCCAGTGCCGCAGGAAGTGTACCACGTGTGTCCCCATGCAACCGGCAAGGGAGGAGATGATCGTAATTCACCTTTCCCCATGATTGACGTGGACGATGCGTTGAGGCAAATTCTCGCTACCATACCGAGCGTGCAGACGGCCCGAAAGCAGCTTAGTCGTGTGAATATTCCACCATTCCGCGCATCGATCAAAGACGGCTATGCGTTGAAATCGATCGGTGGCAAGGGTATGAAGAAAGTGATCGGTTACATTTCCGCCGGCGATGCGATCGTGCAGACAAACTTTACCATCGACGAgtgttataaaatcaatacgGGAGCGCCTGTACCGCAGCATGCCGATGCAATCATTCAGGTGGAGGACACAAAGCTCGTCTCGCGCAAGAACGATTATGAGAGTATTGTGGAAATACTGGCCGAACCAAGCGCTTCGCTCGACATCCGCTCGATCGGTAGCGATTTGCGAATGTCGGAAGAGGTGTTTCAGTACCGGTTCCCGCTCGACGCGTGCCAACGTGCGCTGCTCGCCGCCGTCGGGGAGAAGGTATCGGTGGTGAAGCTGAAGGTGGCCATCATTTCAACGGGAGACGAGCTGCTGCACCCGTACGACACGAATGCAGCCGCTGACGCCAGCTCGTTGGAGGGGAAAATTTTCGATTCCAACACCACCATGCTGGTAGCGCTCGTGCGTCAGTGCGGGTTCACCGAGGATCAGTGTGAAATTCAGCAACGGGTCGTGAAGGATGA cTTTGAGTCGTTGAAAGCGGAAATTGAATCACTAACCGGTGCGGTTCACATTATCATCTGCACCGGTGGCGTCTCGATGGGCGATAAAGATTTCGTCAAACCCGTGCTAAAAGCGCTCAACTATGAGCTGATCTTTGGGCGTGTCAATATGAAGCCGGGCAAGCCGTGCGCGTACGCCACCAGCAAAGTGACGAAATTTTTCGGCCTCCCTGGTAATCCCGTGTCCGCGTTCGTTACCTTCCATCTGTTCGCGTTGCCCGCGCTGCGACAATATCTTGCCACGCTAAATGAAACGGCACCGAATGCGGCTAAGGCTAGTCTGCCGATGATTACCGTTGAG CTCCTGGATGCAAAATATGTGCTCGATCCACGACCGGAGTATGCGAGGGCATCGATCGTATCACGAAACGGTAAACTTCTGGCAACCATAACTGGCGGTCAAATTAGCAGCCGCCTGAAGAGCACTATTGAGGCAGACGTCCTTCTCGAACTACCGGCAAGAACGGAAACGAAACCGTACATAACGGCGGGAACGCCGCTGAAAGCGCTCGTCCTTCGGTCGGATTTTATTTCTCGATACGAGTAG